In Amia ocellicauda isolate fAmiCal2 chromosome 3, fAmiCal2.hap1, whole genome shotgun sequence, the DNA window tacgccatgaaggactgaaatcctgcagcgcccgcaaggtccctctgctcaagaaagcacgtgtacaggcccgtctgaagtttgccaatgaacatctgaatgattcagaggagaactgggtgaaagtgttgtggtcagatgagaccaaaatcgagctctttggcatcaactcaactcgccgtgttgggaggaggaggaatgaccccaagaacaccatccccaccgtcaaacatggaggtggaaacattatgctttgggggtgtttttctgctaaggggacaggacaactgcaccacatcaaagggacgatggatagGGCCacgtaccatcaaatcttgggtgagaacctccttccctcagccagggcattgaaaatgggccgtggatgggtattccagcatgacaatgacccaaaacacacagccaaggcaacaaaggagtggctcaagaagaagcacattaaggtcctggagtggcctagcctgtctccagaccttaatcccatagaagggagctgaaggttcgagatgccaaacgtcagcctcgaaaccttaatgacttggagaggagtgggacaaaatccctcctgagatgtgtgcaaacctggtggccaactacaagaaacgtctgacctctgtgattgccaacaagggttttgccaccaagtactaagtcgaaggggtcaaatacttatttccctcattaacatgcaaatcaatttataactttattgaaatgcgtttttctggattttttttgttgcaaAACACGTcgaaccactctctcccccacagtcctttgtgcatcccagaatgctttgcagaGGAAACGGTGACGTCACCCCTGGTGATTGGTAACCCTACACTccagaggaagtagagaagcaaGGACCGAGCCAATCGACATGTacatccgggacactgccctctgctgattggacattattcaccttttgtttagaactgtataaaaatgcaaacccgGAAGATATCTGTAAGAAAATCTGTTTGAACCCAAGTCCGCCTCGTGTTCGCTCTGTTTTCCTTCCGGGCCGGCCTGATTAAAGATTTCTTtaccatttgcaacacaactcctgcaCTGCCGTTTTCGACAATTCAAGAGGGTttcttcaatatatatatacactcacctaaaggattattaggaacaccatactaatactgtgtttgaccccctttcgccttcagaactgccttaattctacgtggcattgattcaacaaggtgctgaaagcattctttagaaatgttggcccatattgataggatagcatcttgcagttgatggagatttgtgggatgcacatccagggcacgaagctcccgttccaccacatcccaaagatgctctattgggttgagatctggtgactgtgggggccagtttagtacagtgaactcattgtcatggtcaagaaaccaatttgaaatgattcgacctttgtgacatggtgcattatcctgctggaagtagccatcagaggatgggtacatggtggtcataaagggaaggacatggtcagaaacaatgctcaggtaggccgtggcatttaaacgatgcccaattggcactaaggggcctaaagtgtgccaagaaaacatcccccacaccattacaccaccaccaccagcctgcaaagtggtaacaaggcatgatggatccatgttctcattctgtttacgccaaattctgactctaccatctgaatgtctcaacagaaatcgagactcatcagaccaggcaacatttttccagtcttcaactgtccaattttggtgagcttgtgcaaattgtagcctctttttcctatttgtagtggagatgagtggtacccggtggggtcttctgctgttgtagcccatccgcctcaaggttgtacgtgttgtaacttcacaaatgctttgctgcatagctCGGTtttaacgagtggttatttcagtcaaagttgctcttctatcagcttgaatcagtcggcccattctcctctgacctctagcatcaacaaggcattttcgcccacaggactgccgcatactggatgtttttcccttttcacaccattctttgtaaaccctagaaatggttgtgcgtgaaaatcccagtaactgagcagattgtgaaatactcagaccggcccgtctggcaccaacaaccatgccacgctcaaaattgcttaaatcacctttctttcccattcagacattcagtttggagttcaggagattgtcttgaccaggaccacacccctaaatgcattgaagcaactgccatgtgattggttgattagataattgcattaatgagaaattgaacaggtgttcctaataatcctttaggtgagtgtatatatacttatttatatatgaaattgGACATATCTCCCCTTCGAAAACCTAGGAAACATTACATTCAATTGTTTTGCGGTTCTTGTGGCAATTAAATTGACCAATTAGCGGCAATTGCTATTAACATTGCAACCTTCTTTCTATattgtgtgtcaatgtaacggTGCAGAACAGTACAGTAGTGTATCGTTTTCATTTCAATGTTACATAGGCTACTGTGTCTAGGATAAAGGCATAACGTTGGCCACCTGCTACTAATTGATTGTTCAGacagttcatatatatatatatatatatatatatatatatattgtgtttttgcACCCAACGTGCAGTGCACAAACATCACACACTTGtatgtgtactggcttgcaagttatacaaccatatatgcctATAACAAAATTCTATAAATGTCATCCAGAGTCTCCAgatgctttacctttttgtgtacatattcatCATAGGAATTATACATTTGCTGACAGTGTAATTCGATGTAGTGTTCGTGCCTTAAAAGTCGCCTTCAttcccaaatatacatatagcccCTGGGCATCGCTAGACCCTATTCTgtggggcttcagcccccctatattttctgtcagcccccctaaaaatattacGATCAAAGACGTACGAAGCAACGGAGAACCCATTACGCGACTGTAGAAATACCGTTTTCCAGCCCCTATAACTGTCAGACGAGAAACATCCCCGAGCCGCCTATAGAGAGAGATGAACTgtagaaatactgtactgtccaACATCGGCTACAACATGATCCATAAAAATCCACATTCAATCCGTGTGAGTGCGctgtatccaaatgtatcaAGCATGGAAACATCACCTTTATATAGggtataggctgaatatacatcATTGTAGTACGAGTGAGGTGTAATATGCACTCGATAGTAGCACTTTTCCCACGACAGAAGGATAAGAAGGAATCAATTGTTAAGACATGAGAGgaagaaagcaagagcagaataaacgaCTTAAGTCATGAAACCGAAACGAaacgaacactgacacattgctgaacaaaacacaatataaaatgacattcaatatcaaaatattttctctctgtgcacgaaAAATAAGCAACATCTAATGTATGTTGAACATCTGGCTGTGAATGAAGCCGGAGCTTCGCTTTCTCTCCAACTGCGCCTCAACCGCACAGGCTTCAGACAATCCGCAGTGTCTAAAGCTAGAGCAGCGCAGCGCATTGTCAGCGggttttctcgcagatattttcttgatttaatgcagcgaaaatgtaaccactcccactgtattgttgggtgggataaactacaactttaaccagccgctaatagcaaacgacacaactgtacatcatgggatttactttaaaaagaaGCATGTAACTAAAAATGAAAGCGctgagtacagtggtgtagtgttgtagtagtggctgtgaaagctgtgttttattctctcgcacTGTGCAGgaaaggagctgcgagaaggtgGTTTTGCAGCGCAAATCATGTCAGATTTAATAccgcgatagtttagcagcgggatttccattcgcagacatgcgctaatgcttctgcgagcgactcgcagcgccaacacttttgatttaatcctgcccttagtTTAGCAAATAGGCTACATTATGTTTATTCATGAGAAATCCATTCACATTACATGAACAACAATAACCTTGGGTCATGcacccaaaaaactaaaaacccacaaaaaacatattaaacaaaattgGATATTGCGGGCATATCCAATtgcatctctccatacatcccctccagaccactgcactcttccagtgccagaagactaactctacctcctctccactctccttcctccagagttgctccttctcatccctggcccctaaatggtggaacgacctgcccaccgaagtcaaaacagcagagtccttgacctccttacGGCGCTTAGTCAAGACACAAcgtttcagacagtacttgtaatattagtccttttaatccccattatatagcacttcacagcattttatcatgcttcttgtgttactaatacttgtattattgatttcccccttgctccctttcccgtagcccttgactgtgacctaccATCTTGACAGCaattagcttttactttccaggatgaatgacctcacttattgtatttacttgtgtaaattggaagttgtaaaatgtattatgctttgaattgctttgtataatgtaaatttgaatttgtaatgtttgatgccttgtacttaactgtattcttgcactttgttttgaacTTATGTTATTCTCAATAACTGAACTCTGCTGGTGTTGCATCACTCTCAGGGAGCAGACCACCCCATTTAATCGCTATCTTCCTGAAGCAACAGTAAACtgaactaataaataaatatatatatatatatatatatatatatatatatatatatatatatatatacactcacctaaaggattattaggaacacctgttcaatttctcattaatgcaattatctaaccaaccaatcacatggcagttgcttcaatgcatttaggggtgtggtcctggtcaagacaatctcctgaactccaaactgaatgtctgaatgggaaagaaaggtgatttaagcaattttgagcgtggcatggttgttggtgccagacgggccggtctgagtatttcacaatctgctcagttactgggattttcacgcacaaccatttctagggtttacaaggaatggtgtgaaaagggaaaaacatccagtatgcggcagtcctgtgggcgaaaatgccttgttgatgctagaggtcagaggagaatgggccgactgattcaagctgatagaagagcaactttgactgaaataaccactcgatacaaccgaggtatgcagcaaagcatttgtgaagccacaacacgtacaaccttgaggcggatgggctacaacagcagaagaccccaccgggtaccactcatctccactacaaataggaaaaagaggctacaatttgcacaagctcaccaaaattggacagttgaagactggaaaaatgttttcgatttctgttgagacattcagatggtagagtcagaatttggcgtaaacagaatgagaacatggatccatcatgccttgttaccactgtgcaggctggtggtggtggtgaaatggtgtgggggatgttttcttggcacactttaggccccttagtgccaattgggcatcgtttaaatgccacggcctacctgagcattgtttctgaccatgtccatccctttatgaccaccatgtacccatcctctgatggctacttccagcaggataatgcaccatgtcacaaaggtcgaatcatttcaaattggtttcttgaacatgacaatgagttcactgtactaaaatggcccccacagtcaccagatctcaacccaatagagcatctttgggatgtggtggaacgggagcttcgtgccctggatgtgcatcccacaaatctccatcaactgcaagatgctatcctatcaatatgggccaacatttctaaagaatgctttcagcaccttgttgaatcaatgccacgtagaattaaggcagttctgaaagcgaaagggggtcaaacacagtattagtatggtgttcctaataatcctttaggtgagtgtatatatatatatatctgtcttTGCCAACAGCATTACATCAGTAGCATCAGAAACCACTTGCTACTGCAACACCAGCTTATAtacaataataaagaaaaatgtatataatacaatttgcaaataaacattaattatacagctctggaaataaaTCAGagaacactccaagttcagaaatcaatcttaattggtttcttatttttttccagagctgtaagtATGTTGCTGCACTGAAAAGGTTTTTCTAATTTTAGCCTttagaaacaaacaagcaaaatcaTTAGTCCTGATTCAAAAGACAGCCAAATCATGTAAGAATCTTTGTGTGATACTCACCAGGCTGTAACAAGAGGGTTATGACAATGCaggtacaataataaaaatgaatctaattaaacacaattatctttaaaagctgcccatttgttttctttgtaacGCAAATAAAAAGTCCTGTCAGATCAGCAAAGTGAATGTATTTGTATCAGCAGACCAGAAcctattttaaaaacatcactTGATGACACATCACATTGCAATCCTGCAGGGAAACAGTGTGGAATTCTCTGGTCTCTTTGACCTGTACTCCTGAGACATTAGTTTGTTGATTCAGATGTGTGTAGGTGTAAAAGGGGAAATTAGAATGTGACTCAACTAGACATTTAACAGATACAGGATACAAGTCTTGTGAAGCTTTTCCCTGTTGTGTGAGACTCTCTATGGAACCAGGATTTATTGAGCACAACACAACTCTCTTCAGGAGTGTCGTATGTTGTAAATCTCATAATTTCTGTTTCTCCACAGTATTCTGACTGATCTGTCAGAGCTTTGATCTGCCCTCAGAACTGGTAACAGGCACATTCTCTGCTGTCCTTGTTCTTGAGCTGAGTTGAGTTACTGGTTCACTTTAGCTTGAAATGtcaattcaaaaataaatttcCTCTGAGTATAATCAATGCGTTTCTGGCAAACAGGGAGCCATCATCAAGTAGCTTGATTATGATTTCTGATTGGCAGATGCTtgtgtaagagaatttggaatgcttggtttttcagtcaatctaaataaatagttgaactgaaaactcataggtcaaatggtttctcttttaagattctttttagagggaagatgcggtcaagtcacatatgtgcaataatcatttattttgacaaaaataggaaactaatatcattcaattatattactgaaaataagtaatattaagcttgtgctggattacagtaagaaacagataatacccattttcttctttctcctcacagtacagcttataggcaagtctggtcaggcaggaagcggtgtgtctctctctgtctctcctctccagctctgtcttgtgtctcgttgcaggatgaagaagttaagataactcaaattctctttgttttcccttttataaggtttccttccaaccaatagcattttgccaccaccatgacttgggtgtcttatgctaaagtaatctagaagtgggggtcatttcgaatttggctaggagacaatcagaggacaggtcccttttggtctctggtcataaagatagggttaccagggctaccatgGGCTACCAGGGGCTACAAGGAGGAGATCTGTTTCCTCTaacaaaccagatggtatagaatttcccatagaaaaatacattctaacaaataatatcttacacttGGAAGTTGTGATGTAAGGCATGTTCTCAAATGTACTTGGCATGGTCTCACCAGCACTGAAGTAGATCAGGTATGAGTGAGAAAATGTACTCCTTCCAATTGTATTAAATCTTTTGGAAAATCACCAACAGTTGATAGCAATGCCCTGACTgtatttttaacaataaaaacaacatctTTATTAtcagtaacattttatttaatctcaAACAATGTCCTTAAATCTTAAATCTTCACCATTTAATTTTGATCTCTAGGATCTTGATCATTAGTTTCTGCAGTGAGGGCCAGAAACCAGGTGGCTGGGGACAGCCCTCTTTCCCCTTTCCCCCCAGTGCAGTGGGATGGACTGGAGGAGTCCAAGGATTGCTGCCAGGTGTTCCCCACTTACTGGATTAGATGCCACTCCTTTAGCTCTTTGAGGCACTGGGATGTGGTGCCAGAATGAATTAGCAACTGTCTGGAGAAGAAACCAAATCACTTGAACTGCAAAGGGATTAATTCTGTAATTGtactttacatttcatcaaacttagCACAGGATCAgtagtatttattgatttactaCAGCTGTAAttctgttgtttattttgtaaatctttcTTATTGTCCCTATAATCTCCTCTGTTTTCAATGTATAAATGATAGGGTTCAGCATTGGAGGAATGGTGGAGGACAAGGAAGTACATAATATATTggtatttgaattaaaaatggacatgaatgcagcaatgtatgtGATGAAAAATGGCACATAATACACTACCACTAACATAAGATGGGATGTGCAGGTTTTCATTGCTGTTAACCGTTCCTCACCTGATGCTATTTTTAACAGTGCAGATATTATACACACATAAGACAGCACAATCAGAATGAAAGGTATAAAGTTAAATACTGTGATACAGATTTTTGCATAAATGTAATTTGGGAAAATGTCATTACAGGCGATAAGATACATAGGTCCATGATCACAGAAATAGCTCTCTATGACAATGGATCTGCAATATGATAGTCTGGTGATTAAAAGTACAAGAATTATGTGTAGGGTTGCTGTGAAAACCCAGACGCATGCTATAATCACAAGCATTGAAGAATTTGTCATAATGACGTGATATCTTAGTGGAAAGCATATAGCAACAAACCTGTCATAGGCGAGTACAACAAGAGTGAGTGACTGCATGGCAATAAAGAATTGCACAAAGAACATATTTGCCAAGCAAGCTTCATATGCGATGAACTGAGAGTCAAAGAGAAAGGTATCAATTAACTTAGGAATTAGCGCTGTGCTTTCACAGATGTCAATTACAGCTAAACTGAAAACAGCACTGTACTTAGGTGTGTGAAGACTTCGTTCTGTGTATATAATGAATATGATGAAAAAGTTTGCAAACACAGTTACAGCATAAACAAAGCACAGGAAAATGTAATAGTACTTCACATGTGGGATGTTGGAAAAGCCTTTGATGTAAAAGAACTGAGGTCGAACAAATGCAGCATTCGGAGAAACTGTTGAATTCAAGGAGCTCATGGCAGACTGTTTTGGCTTTCC includes these proteins:
- the LOC136747185 gene encoding olfactory receptor 1E16-like, which translates into the protein MSSLNSTVSPNAAFVRPQFFYIKGFSNIPHVKYYYIFLCFVYAVTVFANFFIIFIIYTERSLHTPKYSAVFSLAVIDICESTALIPKLIDTFLFDSQFIAYEACLANMFFVQFFIAMQSLTLVVLAYDRFVAICFPLRYHVIMTNSSMLVIIACVWVFTATLHIILVLLITRLSYCRSIVIESYFCDHGPMYLIACNDIFPNYIYAKICITVFNFIPFILIVLSYVCIISALLKIASGEERLTAMKTCTSHLMLVVVYYVPFFITYIAAFMSIFNSNTNILCTSLSSTIPPMLNPIIYTLKTEEIIGTIRKIYKINNRITAVVNQ